In Exiguobacterium acetylicum, the genomic stretch CCAAGCGACGGTTCTACATGATGCGAAGGAAATCGCTACCCGCCGTCAACATCTCGAACAATTGAACTTAAAAGATTTATCGGACGCGCAACTGTTTTTACTGCATGGACGGGAAGCCGAAAATGAATGGACCTATCATCGTTTGGATGGCTCAACGTTCCACGGACGCCTTTATATGACACGGTTGCCAAACGATACGTACTTCCTGCTCATTCAGGACATCACACCGCAAAAACAAATCGAATGGCATCTGACGAAAAGCGAACGCCGCTTCCGACTCTTCTCGGAATCCGTCGTTGAAGCCGTCATCTTTCATGATCACGGCATCATCATCGATGCCAATCGCGCAGCAGAAGTCATTTTCCGGACGAAACTTGAGAAAATGAAAGGTAAGATGACGCTTGAATTGATTCATCCGGATCATCACGCGCGTGTCTTGCAACGCATCGAGGAGCATCGAGAAGAACCATACGAAGTCCTCGGTCAACGTGCCGACGGAACCTCTGTCGAAATCGAAGTCTTCCCGCGTGAAATCATCTACAACAACATCCGGATGCGTGTCGCTGTCGTTCGTGATATTACAGAACGAAAAAAGATTGAGAAAATGCTTGAACGTGAAAAAAATGCCATTATGCGTCAGCGTGATATCACACAATCGATTCTTCAGGCATCCAATGAAGGGTTCCTACTGACAGAAGAGGATGGGAGTTTCATCTTCATGAACGTCAAAGCACGCAAATTACTCGATGTCCCAGGCATTGCACCAAGTAAGATTCAAGAACGAATCAGTCTGATTCCGAATCTCGATTTGAACACTCGATTCGAGATGCTCCGACAAGTAGAAGAATTACTCGCCGGAAAACATTCTGAACTATCTTTTCGTTTCACGTTACAGCGACCAAATGAGTCCAGTCCACTTTATTTCGAATTTTATGCGACTGCGATCAAAAAGGAGAAGAGCCGCATTTCTCGTCATGGCTTCCTATTTGTTTTCCGTGATCGGACAGAGGAAGCGAAGATGGATCAAGTAAAAGACGAACTCGTCAGTACAGTATCGCATGAGTTGCGCACGCCGCTGTCCTCCATTCTCGGCTATATGGAATTACTACGATATAAAAAACAATCGGCTGATCGAATCGAACGGTATGTTGAGATCGTTCACGAAGAGACGAAACGATTGACGACGCTATTAAATGAGTTTTTAGACATTCAGCGTCTAGAAGGTGGAAAACAGGAGTATACTTTCACGTCGTTCTCGTTACGCGATCTTCTCGCATCAACCGTCGATGCCTATGGCGAAACCGTCGAGACGCATCGGATTGATCTAGAACTACCAGAGGATCCTGTTCTGATTTTTGCGGACGAGCACAAAATCAAGCAGGTGATCTTGAACTTGCTTTCGAACGCCATTAAGTACTCTCCACAAGCGGATCATATTCGAGTCCTTCTTTCAGCCAATCCGGAACAAGCAACGTTCTCTGTGACAGATTATGGACTCGGTATTCCACAAAATGCTTTTGAAAAGCTCTTTACGAAATTTTACCGGGTCGACAACTCAGACATCCGGAAAATCGGCGGAACCGGACTCGGACTTGCCATCTGTAAGGAAATCATCGAATCGCACGGAGGTGCGATTTCCGTTGAATCAGAAATCAATGATGGTTCGACGTTCACCGTTGTACTCGAACGTGATCCAAGAAAGGAATGGAATTGATGCGGACCTACTTTATGACGGGTTTCCCCGGTTTTTTAGCGACCAAACTGATCGAACAACTGGCACGTGTTCCGGACCAAATCGCTTGTTTTCATTTGCTTCATTTACCGTCAGAGCGAAACGCAGCTGTTAAGCGACGCCAGGATCTTCTAGAACGTACATCCTTACGATCGGAGCAACTTGTATTGCACGAAGGCGATATCACGGTCGAACAGCTTGCTTTATCATCAGAGGCGCGGATGATGTTGCAACAAGACGTCACACACATCTTTCATCTCGCGGCGCTATATGATTTAGCAACAGCATATGAACCCGCCTTTCGAATCAATGTGATCGGTACCGCGAACGTGACACAGTTTGCTCATACGTGTTGGACCTTAGAGCGCTACATTTACTTCAGTACAGCGTATGTCTCAGGTCTTCGTTCCGGAATGGTTCTAGAAGATGAGTTACAAGCAAGTGCCTTTAAAAATGCTTATGAAGAAACGAAATATTTAGCAGAAGTGCGTTTCCGTAAAGAAATCGGAACGATCCCCTATACGATCATCCGTCCTGGAATCGTCGTCGGTCATTCCGAAACGGGCGAAACACCGAAGTGGGATGGCGTGTATTTCGTTTTAAACGCGATGCGTCTCCTGCAATCTTTTGCTCCTCTCCCGTATCCCGGTCGAGCAAACGCACTCGTCAATCTCGTGCCTTATGATTACGTCATTGAAGCGACCGCTTATCTCAGTCATGCACCGGTCGGAAGAAATAAGACCTATCATCTGACAGATCCATTCCCACATGGCGCACGCGCGATTTTTGAGATGTTACACGTCGCCTATTATGGACGTTATCCGCGCGGAATCGTTCCGTTTCGACTCGTTAGCACGGCATTGACTCCAGCTGTCGCGAAACGACTTCAGATGCAACGTCAGACACTTGACTACTTCATTCATCCCGTTCAATATGACACGACACATGCCTTACGCGACTTACGGGACACTGGTATTATTTGTCCAGATCTTGCAGAAACGATGCCTCGGCTCGTCCAATATTACCAAACACACGCGACACACTAAAAAAGTCCAATCGTTCTTCCGCAAGGGAAGTCGATTGGACTTTTTTATCGGTTACCCGATCAACATATTTTCTTTTGGATAACGAATCGTCCGGTCTCGTTGCGTCGCGAACGTGAACAGGATCGTCAAGGAGCCGACACGTCCGAGTAACATCATGAACATGATCAAAAACTTCCCAAAGCTATTGAGCTCAGCTGTTACGTTCAAAGAAAGACCAACTGTTCCAAATGCCGAAACGGTCTCAAAGAATAGACCAATAAAGGAAATATTCGGCTGGGTCAACGCCAAGAACGTCGTGATCAAAGCGATGAACAGTAAACTGAAGACAGCAATCGCATATGCCTTTTGAATCGCTTGCGTCTGAACAGTCCGTCGCATCAGAACCGTTTCACGCTGTCCGCGTATATACGTCCAGACATTCTTTAAGATGACCGCTGCCGTCGTGACCTTGATCCCGGAACCTGTTGATGCGGAACCTGCCCCAATGTACATCAAAACCATCATCAAACCGATCGAGAGCGGTACCATCGTCGTTAAATCGATTGTCTGGAAACCAGCCGTTCGTGTCGTGACGACTTGGAAGAATACGATATGGAGCGCACTGAAGAACGATTCATCCTTTAATGAACCCAAGTTCGAAACCCACTCGTAGAGCATCATTGCTAAAACACCTAGTCCATTGATGACGAGTAGTGATAGCACCATCAATTTAGAATGGAGCGAAATTTTCTTGAAGTTTCGTTTACCAGCGATATCCGCGATGACCGTAAAACCAAGACCACCAATCATCAAGAGCGCTGCAATCGTCAGAATGAATGTCGTATCTTGTTGGAAACCGATTAGATTATCACCCCATAGTGCGAATCCTGCATTGTTGAAGGCGGATACGGCATGGAACAAACCGTAATAAAGTGCTTTCCCGAAACTGTATTTGTATTGAATGAACAAATCAAGCGCAATCAAAAACATCCCAACGATTTCAACGAGGACCGTCGTGACGATGATATTACGAACGAGACGAATCGTTCCGCCCGGACTATCGAGATTAAACATCTCTTGAATGATGATCCGCTGACGAATCCCAATTTTTCGTCCCGTGACACTGAGCAAGACGAGCGCGATCGTCATGAATCCAAGCCCACCGACCTGAATTAAGAGCATCATGATGATTTGACCGAGTAAATTATAGGACTCGGCAATATTGATCGGTGACAGTCCTGTGACGGTTCCTGCCGATGTCGCAACGAATAGGCAATCGATGAATGATACATCTTGCCCCTCTTGTTGTGAGATCGGAAGCCACAATAAAAAACCACCTAGTAAAATCGTCAATGTAAAGCCAGTTGCGATAAAACGTGCCGGTTTATCGAACAGCTGATGATACATCAATTCACCTAAACGCCCGAAGCGTGCGAGTCGTGAACGTCTTTTATGCGAGAACATCTTACTCCCCCTAGATTTTTTTCAGACAGAATTGTCTTTATCATACTCCCTCGAATTAAGAAGTTCTATCGAAATATGCAATCGACTAAACGTTTTCGTATTTTTTTGGTAAACTAGATAAAAGTGGACGTGTAATCATTAAAGGAGGTTGAGGGAAACAGTGGACCCTAAGACGGCTGATCATTCGATTGAGGATGTCTGGCGAAGGCTGGAACGACAATCACAATGGATGCCTGCGCAATTGTATTATCAATTCGAGGAACTCTTATCATTACATTTGGAGCAACCGATTCTAAATGAATTGTATCAAGTGTTAAAAAAATACGACGTACTGACCGATATAGAGCGTGACGAACGAAACGAAAGCATTCAAATGCTAATCGACGAAAACGGCGCTTGATTCTCGGTTTTTGGATTTCCGAGCAGAAGAAGTGTCTTCTGCTCTTTTATTTTTCGTTCCTATACGGATTACATACAGAAAGGTGGCACACATCAATCATGGATATCGTGTCGATCATCGGGATCATTCTTGGTCTCATCACATTAGTCGGAGGTATGATCTTAAAAGGTGCGCCTCCGGTTGCTTTACTTAACCCAGCAGCCCTCGTCATCATCTTCGTCGGGACAGCAGCTGCCATCATGATTTCCTTCCCGAAGGAACGATTGAAAGTCTTACCTGCCTTGTTTAAAGTCATCTTATTCGAACAAAAGCTGATGACGAAACAAGTGTTGCTCGGACAATTTCTGACACTCTCGACGCAAGCACGTAAAGAAGGTCTGTTATCTCTCGAATCAGCACTTGAAGAAGTCGATAATGCCTTCATGAAGCGCGGCGTCATGATGGTCATCGATGGACAACCATCCGAATATGTCGAGGACGTCATGACACGTGACCTCGAAAACATGACAGAACGCCATCATGCCAATGCGAACATTTTCACGCAAGCCGGTACTTACGCACCAACGCTCGGGGTTCTCGGTGCCGTTGTCGGTCTCGTTGCCGCCTTATCCGATTTATCGGACATCGAAAAATTAGGTCACGCCATTTCAGGTGCCTTCATCGCAACACTATTCGGGATTTTCACCGGATACGTCCTATGGTTCCCGTTCGCAACAAAACTGAAGCAAAAATCAGCGAACGAGATTCAATTATACGAGATGATGATTGAAGGGATTCTCTCGATTCAAAACGGTGAATCACCGAAAAACTTAGAGGATAAGCTACTTGTGTACTTGACACCGAAGGAGCGTGCAAATTATGAAGCGGAAAAAGAAGCCGCATGACGAACATATCTCCGAAGGCTGGTTAATTCCGTACGCCGACTTATTGACCTTACTTCTGGCACTCTTCATCGTACTTTTTGCTTCGAGTAGTGTCGATGTCGTGAAATTAAAAGCGATGTCACAGACATTTAGTTCTGTCTTCAACGGTGGATCAGGGATGATCACGAACAGTTCACTTTCTACTCAAGAAGAAGAGGATTCGAAAAAACTCGATGCGCGGACGAAGGCACAAAGCTATGAGATCGCAGAACTCGAAAAAATCAAAGAAGAAGCCAATCAATACATTAAGAATGAAAAACTTGAAAAAGACATCAAGGTCGAAATCACGAATGAAGGACTTGTCTTTACGATTCGCGACCGCGCGTTGTTCTCACCAGCTCAAGCAGAAGTAAGAGGACGCTCGCTTCAAATCGCAGAGGGAATGAGTGCACTGCTCGTCAAAGCAGGGCAACGTCAGATTCAAGTGTCTGGACATACAGATAATATTCCAATCAACACAGCACAGTATCCGTCGAACTGGGAACTGAGTGCGGACCGGGCGATCAGTTTCATGCGTGCCTTACAACGGAATCCAAAGCTTGAACCAAAACGCTTCACCGTCAGCGGTTACGGTGAATTCCAACCAATCGCGTCCAATCAAACGGAAGCAGGTCGCAGTCAGAATCGACGCGTCGAAGTGTTGATTCGACCATTGATCGACTTAAAAGCGAATGTACTCGACGAGACAAAAGTCAAATCCTGAACGTAAAAAAGCTCCTTCGTGGTTGACGAAGGAGCTTTTTTTAATAATACGGACGAATCATGATATAGACGATGACACCAGTCAAACTGACGTATAACCAAAGCGGCATCGTAAAGCGTGTCCACTTTTTATGCTTCTCGAAGTTTTGATTCACAGCGTGCGCGAGTGACATCAAGACGAGTGGGACGATGACTGCAGCTAGAATGATGTGCGTAATCAGGATGAAGAAATAGACAGGGCGAACGAAACCTTCGCCCCCGAATTTCGTCGATTCACTGACGGCATGATACGTGACGTACGAAATTAAGAATAAAGTCGTCGTCGTCATCGCACCACCAATGAAGCGACGATGGTTCACCCGGTTGCCCCGACGAATGGAAATCCAAGCACCGAGCAACAGCATGAAGGTAAAACTATTGAAGATGGCATTCAAAAAAGGAAGCAACGTCCAATCGAATCCTGAATCAACTTGTACGGGTGGCGCAAAGAATAAAAGCGCCACGAGCAAATTGATGACAAGCGTCAGCAGGATGACGAGCGGAACGAAATTCCGTTTAGTAGCAGGTTGTTGCATGAATCATTCTCCTTGTTTCCAGTCGAAATAACGTTTCAACCATTTTGGGATCGGACCAGCGAATAGACGTTCACGCCAGTAGACATCAGCAGCACGCTGAACAGCAGCACCACGGATCGGATATGGATGGACGACACGCGACAATTGACCGACCTTATCTTTACGCGCCATCGCATAGACGACTTCTTGCATCCACTCACCGGCTTGTTCTCCGATTGCATGTGCTCCAATCAGTTTTCCACGCTTATCGGCGATGAGCTTGACGCGCCCTTCTGTCTGACCATTGATGACGAAACGATCGACTTCATCGAGACCGGTCTGATAGACCTTGATCTCCCCATGTTTCTTGCGTGCCTCGTCTTCCGTCAATCCGAGATGGAATAATTCAGGCGTCGTGAATGTGACCCATGGAACCGCCCGATAATCCGGCTTCGTCCGTAGACCGAATAAAGCATTCGTGACGACCGTTTTTCCTTCCAGTCCTGCGACATGCGTAAATGGGAGCGAGTTGATCGTATCTCCGACCGCAAAGATGTGTCGTTGACTTGTGCGAAGTGAACCATCGACCTGGACGAATCCTTTTTCGACGTGTACACCGGCTCGATCGAGACGTAGTGCTTCGATGCGTGGCTTACGACCGACCGCGACAAGCACGGCATCCGTTTCGATGACACGTGATTCGCCGTTCGCTTCGACCGTCACTTCGATGCCCCCGGCTGACTTGCGGACGTGCGTGACCTTCGTATCGAGATGTAATGTCAATTCTTGTTCAAGCTGACGTTGAATGACTTCGACCATGTCGCGATCTTCTTTTCCGAGTAACGTCTTCATACCCTCGATGACCGTGACTTCTGTTCCAAGATGCGCATACGCTTGCGACAGCTCAAGACCAATCGCACCACCACCAATGACGAGCAGTCGCTCCGGACGCTCCGTCAATTCGAAAATCGTCTCGTTCGTTAAATAATCAATCGTATCGAGTCCATCAATCGGTGGAATGATGGGTTGAGATCCCGTCGAGATCGCAAACTTCTCACCTACGACAAGCTGTCCCGCCACTTCCACTTCATGAGCACTGAGGAATGTCGCTTCTCCGATATAGACATCGACGCCAAGGTCTTCGAACCGTTTCGTTCCATCGTGTGATTGAATGATGTTACGTGCCCGATCGACGCTTGCTTTCGTTTTCGAATAGACCGCATCCCCGTTCAGCGTCACGTTGTATTTTTCAGCCGTTCGCTTCATGACATGGACATCGTGCGCGGCTTCGATCAAAGCCTTTGAAGGAACGCAACCATAATGGAGACAATCTCCGCCTAGGTGCGTATGCCGTTCGATCAGGGCGACGTGCGCGCCGAGACTTGCTGCACCGGCAGCAATCGTCATCCCGGCTGCCCCACCACCAATGACAACTAATTGATAGGTCTTCATCGCAAGCCCTCCTCGTAACGACGTGTGATGTCTTCCATCCGTTTACGGTTGACGCCCCAGTCGGAGTATCCGACACGCGATGCCGAACGGAAATGGATCACTTGTGCGGCTTCATCGAAGTAAAATTCGACGTCATCTTTGAAGCGAAAGACTTTACTCGTGAAGATGGCATGAATGTATGCCCCTTCCTCCTTGACGACTTTGACGCGGTCGAGGCTTTGTAGGATACGTAAGAGTTGGAACTTCGAATCTGCAAGCGTTCCTTTGAACGGGAGCGGACGCATTTTCATATCCTGTAGATCGGTTTGAGTAGATACCGCGTTCGGTTTTCCGGAGAGCGGTTGAAGCGTACCATTTGAAACACCAAGTGCCATGACTGATTCCTCCGTTTCCTATCATCTGATCCATTTCGTACTATAATCCACTTAACTTTACCAGTTTCTGTTTCACTCTGCCTGTCTGAGTGTTTACGCTTTCGTGACAGGTAGCAGAATCGTCGCGATGACGCCGCCTTCCGGCTGATTATCAATGAATAGCTTGCCTTCATGTGCTTCGACGAGTTCTCGGCAAATCGATAGTCCGAGCCCTGTTCCACCCTTTCCTTTTTGCACTTGATAGAACTTTTCTGTGACGTGACGTAAGTGCTCTTTCGGAATTCCGGGACCTTCATCACTGAAGGAGAGGAACAACACACGCTCTGAACGAACGAGTCGAATGGTGATCGTGCCACCGACTGGAGAAAAGCGGATCGCATTATCAAGCAGGTTCAAGAAGACTTGTTTCAATCGGTTTTCGTCGTACAGACCGACGACTTGCGCCGGTAACTTCTGTACGATCTGGACATTTTTTTCTTCCAGCTTTTGACGCAGTTGCGCCGTCACGGTCTCGATGATTTCCGTCAAGTTGACTTCCTGACGGTATAAGACGAGGCGACTCGTCTCGAGTTTCGAGAAATCGAGTAACTGCTCAACGAGCGAAATCAAACGCTCCGTCTCCGAATGAATGATGCCCATCCCAAGCGACGCCTCTTCCGGCAACTGATCCTGTTCGACGAGTAACGTTTCACTCCAGCCTTTGATTGATGTCAGCGGTGTCCGTAATTCATGGGAAATACCAGAAATGAATTCATCTTTCAATGTTTCCTGCTGTTTGATCTGTTGTCCCATATAATTGATCGTCCGCGCTAGTTCTCCAAGCTCGAACGAGTATTCCTCGTTCACCTTGACGTCGTAATGCTGTTTCGCGATTTGATCCGATGCTCCGATGACTTCTTGAATCGGTCGGACGATCGACGAGACGAGACGTGAGGAATAGATGAAGGCAAGTCCCCAAATTACTGTACCCAGGAGGACGATCGCTAAACAAATTTCGATCACACGTCGATCGATTCGCTCAAGCGACGTCGTATAACGAAGCGCTCCCGTCGTCTGACCAAACGACACGACAGGTTCTGTTACTTCCAGTAAATGTTCTCCCGTCGCCTCATCATCATATCGTTTCGTGACGGTCTGTCCCGCTCTTACTTGATTGATCGCCTCTCGCGTCAACTTACGTTCCGAGATGAATCCGGTCGAAGAGTAACGCGGAATCCCTGTCGCATCCAACACTTCGATTTCAGCGTCTGGATAAGCGTAAGAATCGAGTACATCATGGATCGTCGCTTCTGAATCGGCGTAATCATAAGCAAGGCCGCTATTCGCAAATAAGACAGCACTCGCATTCGCATGACGTTTTAAGACATCCGTCGCCGTCACGTAGTAATAGTTATAGGTCACGAACGAAAGGATCCCGATGACGAGTAAGACTGTCACCGTGATAATCGTCATGAACCGCATCAATATTTGGCGCTTCATTCTTCGTTACGCCACTTGTATCCATGTCCCCACAATGTCTCGATGAACTTCGGTTCCGCTGGATTCTCTTCGATTTTTTGACGAAGACGGCGAATATTGACATCGACCGTCTTCCGATCACCAAAGTAATTCTCACCCCATACCGCATCGAGTAATTCATCTCGCGACATGACTTGATCTTCGTTTTTGATGAAATGGCAAAGTAAATCGTATTCAGTTGGTGTCACTTCGACGTCAACACCTTCTTTTTGGACGCGCTTCGCGCCTAAATCAATCCGGAACGGTCCAGACACGAGTTCACGCGGCTGTTTTCTGCGGCGTAACGTCTCTACCCGTCGCAGGAGCGATTGGATGCGCGCGAGTAGCTCTGCTGGACTGAATGGCTTCGCGATGTAATCGTCCGCTCCTACGCTCAGTCCCATGACTTTATCCTCTTCTCGTGTCCGTGCCGTCAGCATGATGATCCCGACGACTTCATCCTTTGCCCGCGCCTGTTCACAGACGGCAAAACCGTCGACTTCCGGCATCATGATATCGAGTAACAGAATATCGAAGGTTTGTTGATCAAACTGCGCAAGCGCTTCTTTCCCATTTTCCGCCTCGATGACATCATAGCCTGCCCGTTTCAAATTAATGACGATGAAACTGCGAATCGCATGTTCATCTTCGGCTACTAGTATTTTGGTCATTCTTTTCTCCCCCTGATTCTTTATTCCACAAGTGTGACACGATTGACGAACACTTCATAATCCTTCGTCGCATCAATCACATAGACATAATCGATACCTTCTTTGATTTTTCGTTTTTGATCACTCGCAATGTATTGATTCTTCGGAATGACCTCTAATTCGAAATCAATCTGCTTCGTTTCTCGATTGATGAACCGAACACGATTTTCACGTTTCTCGATCGTTTCACGCGTCGCCCAGTTGGCAGGGAACCGCATGACGAAATTGTATTCTTGATCGATGTACTGCTCTTCTCGCAATTCGAATCCACTCTCGAGAAATGGCGGATTATCTGACCCATTCCATGTGTAATATGCCGTGA encodes the following:
- a CDS encoding sensor histidine kinase, whose amino-acid sequence is MKRQILMRFMTIITVTVLLVIGILSFVTYNYYYVTATDVLKRHANASAVLFANSGLAYDYADSEATIHDVLDSYAYPDAEIEVLDATGIPRYSSTGFISERKLTREAINQVRAGQTVTKRYDDEATGEHLLEVTEPVVSFGQTTGALRYTTSLERIDRRVIEICLAIVLLGTVIWGLAFIYSSRLVSSIVRPIQEVIGASDQIAKQHYDVKVNEEYSFELGELARTINYMGQQIKQQETLKDEFISGISHELRTPLTSIKGWSETLLVEQDQLPEEASLGMGIIHSETERLISLVEQLLDFSKLETSRLVLYRQEVNLTEIIETVTAQLRQKLEEKNVQIVQKLPAQVVGLYDENRLKQVFLNLLDNAIRFSPVGGTITIRLVRSERVLFLSFSDEGPGIPKEHLRHVTEKFYQVQKGKGGTGLGLSICRELVEAHEGKLFIDNQPEGGVIATILLPVTKA
- a CDS encoding SDR family oxidoreductase, whose translation is MRTYFMTGFPGFLATKLIEQLARVPDQIACFHLLHLPSERNAAVKRRQDLLERTSLRSEQLVLHEGDITVEQLALSSEARMMLQQDVTHIFHLAALYDLATAYEPAFRINVIGTANVTQFAHTCWTLERYIYFSTAYVSGLRSGMVLEDELQASAFKNAYEETKYLAEVRFRKEIGTIPYTIIRPGIVVGHSETGETPKWDGVYFVLNAMRLLQSFAPLPYPGRANALVNLVPYDYVIEATAYLSHAPVGRNKTYHLTDPFPHGARAIFEMLHVAYYGRYPRGIVPFRLVSTALTPAVAKRLQMQRQTLDYFIHPVQYDTTHALRDLRDTGIICPDLAETMPRLVQYYQTHATH
- a CDS encoding flagellar motor protein MotB; the encoded protein is MKRKKKPHDEHISEGWLIPYADLLTLLLALFIVLFASSSVDVVKLKAMSQTFSSVFNGGSGMITNSSLSTQEEEDSKKLDARTKAQSYEIAELEKIKEEANQYIKNEKLEKDIKVEITNEGLVFTIRDRALFSPAQAEVRGRSLQIAEGMSALLVKAGQRQIQVSGHTDNIPINTAQYPSNWELSADRAISFMRALQRNPKLEPKRFTVSGYGEFQPIASNQTEAGRSQNRRVEVLIRPLIDLKANVLDETKVKS
- a CDS encoding ATP-binding protein, with product MAEHSSPSSLRIIHATLRAMKDPVLLVDANGRIQFHNEAFQHQFMNTPNIETVQELFPITDDFFPLQKEAVISTTHQLTVTAIEATDYFLVHVAPLKIEDLFNSTLDTALFITDSEFRIQTCNEVASTLFRFENAEDIMGLQATVLHDAKEIATRRQHLEQLNLKDLSDAQLFLLHGREAENEWTYHRLDGSTFHGRLYMTRLPNDTYFLLIQDITPQKQIEWHLTKSERRFRLFSESVVEAVIFHDHGIIIDANRAAEVIFRTKLEKMKGKMTLELIHPDHHARVLQRIEEHREEPYEVLGQRADGTSVEIEVFPREIIYNNIRMRVAVVRDITERKKIEKMLEREKNAIMRQRDITQSILQASNEGFLLTEEDGSFIFMNVKARKLLDVPGIAPSKIQERISLIPNLDLNTRFEMLRQVEELLAGKHSELSFRFTLQRPNESSPLYFEFYATAIKKEKSRISRHGFLFVFRDRTEEAKMDQVKDELVSTVSHELRTPLSSILGYMELLRYKKQSADRIERYVEIVHEETKRLTTLLNEFLDIQRLEGGKQEYTFTSFSLRDLLASTVDAYGETVETHRIDLELPEDPVLIFADEHKIKQVILNLLSNAIKYSPQADHIRVLLSANPEQATFSVTDYGLGIPQNAFEKLFTKFYRVDNSDIRKIGGTGLGLAICKEIIESHGGAISVESEINDGSTFTVVLERDPRKEWN
- a CDS encoding response regulator transcription factor; this translates as MTKILVAEDEHAIRSFIVINLKRAGYDVIEAENGKEALAQFDQQTFDILLLDIMMPEVDGFAVCEQARAKDEVVGIIMLTARTREEDKVMGLSVGADDYIAKPFSPAELLARIQSLLRRVETLRRRKQPRELVSGPFRIDLGAKRVQKEGVDVEVTPTEYDLLCHFIKNEDQVMSRDELLDAVWGENYFGDRKTVDVNIRRLRQKIEENPAEPKFIETLWGHGYKWRNEE
- the motA gene encoding flagellar motor stator protein MotA codes for the protein MDIVSIIGIILGLITLVGGMILKGAPPVALLNPAALVIIFVGTAAAIMISFPKERLKVLPALFKVILFEQKLMTKQVLLGQFLTLSTQARKEGLLSLESALEEVDNAFMKRGVMMVIDGQPSEYVEDVMTRDLENMTERHHANANIFTQAGTYAPTLGVLGAVVGLVAALSDLSDIEKLGHAISGAFIATLFGIFTGYVLWFPFATKLKQKSANEIQLYEMMIEGILSIQNGESPKNLEDKLLVYLTPKERANYEAEKEAA
- a CDS encoding DUF420 domain-containing protein, coding for MQQPATKRNFVPLVILLTLVINLLVALLFFAPPVQVDSGFDWTLLPFLNAIFNSFTFMLLLGAWISIRRGNRVNHRRFIGGAMTTTTLFLISYVTYHAVSESTKFGGEGFVRPVYFFILITHIILAAVIVPLVLMSLAHAVNQNFEKHKKWTRFTMPLWLYVSLTGVIVYIMIRPYY
- a CDS encoding dihydrolipoyl dehydrogenase family protein, whose translation is MKTYQLVVIGGGAAGMTIAAGAASLGAHVALIERHTHLGGDCLHYGCVPSKALIEAAHDVHVMKRTAEKYNVTLNGDAVYSKTKASVDRARNIIQSHDGTKRFEDLGVDVYIGEATFLSAHEVEVAGQLVVGEKFAISTGSQPIIPPIDGLDTIDYLTNETIFELTERPERLLVIGGGAIGLELSQAYAHLGTEVTVIEGMKTLLGKEDRDMVEVIQRQLEQELTLHLDTKVTHVRKSAGGIEVTVEANGESRVIETDAVLVAVGRKPRIEALRLDRAGVHVEKGFVQVDGSLRTSQRHIFAVGDTINSLPFTHVAGLEGKTVVTNALFGLRTKPDYRAVPWVTFTTPELFHLGLTEDEARKKHGEIKVYQTGLDEVDRFVINGQTEGRVKLIADKRGKLIGAHAIGEQAGEWMQEVVYAMARKDKVGQLSRVVHPYPIRGAAVQRAADVYWRERLFAGPIPKWLKRYFDWKQGE
- a CDS encoding DUF1499 domain-containing protein; its protein translation is MALGVSNGTLQPLSGKPNAVSTQTDLQDMKMRPLPFKGTLADSKFQLLRILQSLDRVKVVKEEGAYIHAIFTSKVFRFKDDVEFYFDEAAQVIHFRSASRVGYSDWGVNRKRMEDITRRYEEGLR
- a CDS encoding TrkH family potassium uptake protein encodes the protein MFSHKRRSRLARFGRLGELMYHQLFDKPARFIATGFTLTILLGGFLLWLPISQQEGQDVSFIDCLFVATSAGTVTGLSPINIAESYNLLGQIIMMLLIQVGGLGFMTIALVLLSVTGRKIGIRQRIIIQEMFNLDSPGGTIRLVRNIIVTTVLVEIVGMFLIALDLFIQYKYSFGKALYYGLFHAVSAFNNAGFALWGDNLIGFQQDTTFILTIAALLMIGGLGFTVIADIAGKRNFKKISLHSKLMVLSLLVINGLGVLAMMLYEWVSNLGSLKDESFFSALHIVFFQVVTTRTAGFQTIDLTTMVPLSIGLMMVLMYIGAGSASTGSGIKVTTAAVILKNVWTYIRGQRETVLMRRTVQTQAIQKAYAIAVFSLLFIALITTFLALTQPNISFIGLFFETVSAFGTVGLSLNVTAELNSFGKFLIMFMMLLGRVGSLTILFTFATQRDRTIRYPKENMLIG